A window of the Parabacteroides merdae ATCC 43184 genome harbors these coding sequences:
- a CDS encoding DUF1573 domain-containing protein: MLNRNKLVFILAGILFAISSISAQNNARISADELIYNFGTIGESDGLASHIFTIKNTGNGPLVITRITASCGCTQPEWTKEPIAPGKTGEVKVTYNPKGRPGPFYKTIAIYSNGKKGSFSLGIKGNVTPKEAQPILIYPYSIGDLKLQTKNVLYSTVRPEETLGEKINIINEGKTSLNIHLGKTPHYLNVVANPTKLAPGETGEISILMNAKEAKRKGRMTAEIPVTVESIGQKKGTEGKLHVAANIIDDFSKLTASEKAKAPVAQLSGTLLDFGKLPDKSSFIPLVGGRVSGTIEITNSGKSPLVIYSVTCEDERVAVSGGKREIKPGTTATFKVTVRPKEIKTKLEALINFVCNDPNGPVRLVKVTANK, translated from the coding sequence ATGTTGAACAGAAACAAACTAGTCTTTATTCTTGCCGGTATACTGTTTGCAATAAGCAGTATATCGGCACAAAATAACGCCCGAATCAGTGCAGATGAGCTGATCTATAACTTCGGTACGATTGGAGAATCCGATGGATTGGCAAGTCACATATTTACGATCAAAAACACAGGTAACGGTCCGCTTGTCATCACGAGGATCACAGCATCCTGCGGCTGTACGCAGCCCGAATGGACCAAAGAGCCCATCGCTCCGGGAAAGACCGGAGAAGTAAAAGTAACCTACAACCCGAAAGGACGTCCCGGCCCTTTTTACAAAACTATAGCGATCTACAGTAACGGGAAAAAAGGCAGTTTCTCCTTAGGTATCAAAGGAAACGTAACCCCTAAAGAAGCTCAACCCATACTGATTTATCCGTATAGCATCGGCGACTTGAAGTTGCAAACCAAGAATGTCCTCTATAGCACAGTCCGTCCGGAAGAAACATTGGGAGAGAAGATCAACATAATCAATGAAGGAAAGACATCTCTGAACATTCATTTAGGAAAGACGCCTCATTATCTGAACGTCGTAGCCAATCCTACAAAACTGGCTCCGGGTGAAACAGGCGAAATATCCATCCTCATGAATGCGAAAGAGGCAAAACGGAAAGGCCGCATGACAGCCGAAATTCCGGTAACGGTCGAAAGTATCGGTCAGAAGAAAGGAACAGAAGGCAAACTACATGTTGCAGCCAATATCATAGACGACTTCAGCAAACTGACTGCCTCGGAGAAGGCGAAAGCTCCGGTAGCCCAGCTATCGGGTACCTTGCTCGACTTCGGCAAACTACCTGACAAAAGCAGTTTCATCCCACTGGTCGGCGGTCGGGTGAGCGGCACGATCGAAATTACCAACTCAGGAAAATCACCACTTGTCATCTATAGTGTGACCTGCGAAGACGAACGCGTAGCTGTTTCCGGTGGCAAAAGAGAAATAAAGCCGGGCACGACAGCCACTTTCAAAGTGACAGTACGCCCGAAAGAGATAAAAACAAAACTGGAAGCCCTCATCAATTTCGTATGCAACGACCCGAACGGTCCGGTACGGCTTGTGAAGGTGACAGCCAATAAATAA
- the meaB gene encoding methylmalonyl Co-A mutase-associated GTPase MeaB gives MEHPENDDLYKGLKVNKGVADVPTVNPYLKKRIQRKEYTPAEFVEGILKGNITILSQAVTLVESSKYEHQQVAQEIIEKCLPHAGKSVRIGITGVPGAGKSTSIDAFGMHLIRQGRKLAVLAIDPSSERSKGSILGDKTRMEALSREKNAFIRPSPSAGSLGGVARKTRETIVLCEAAGFDTIFVETVGVGQSETAVHSMVDFFLLIQLAGTGDELQGIKRGIMEMADGIIINKADGDNLEKAKLAAAQFRNALHLFPAPESGWSPKVLTYSGYYNLGIKEIWDMVGEYMEFTQKNGYFNYKRNEQAKYWMYESINDTLRETFYHNPAVEKMLNFTEQQVLNNEISSFVAAKRMMDLFLENLSAKK, from the coding sequence ATGGAACATCCCGAAAACGACGATCTGTACAAAGGATTAAAGGTGAACAAGGGAGTAGCCGATGTACCGACCGTAAATCCTTATCTAAAAAAAAGGATTCAACGCAAAGAATATACGCCTGCCGAATTTGTAGAAGGTATCCTGAAAGGAAACATTACGATCCTCAGCCAGGCGGTAACACTGGTGGAAAGCTCCAAATACGAACACCAGCAAGTAGCACAGGAAATTATCGAAAAATGCCTGCCGCATGCAGGAAAGTCTGTCCGTATCGGCATCACCGGAGTACCGGGAGCAGGTAAGAGCACCTCGATCGATGCGTTCGGCATGCACTTGATAAGGCAAGGACGTAAACTGGCTGTGCTGGCAATCGACCCCAGCAGCGAACGCTCGAAAGGCAGCATCCTCGGCGACAAAACTCGTATGGAGGCCTTGTCCCGTGAAAAGAACGCTTTCATCCGTCCTTCGCCATCAGCAGGTTCCTTAGGTGGCGTTGCCCGTAAAACACGTGAAACGATCGTTCTTTGCGAAGCTGCCGGATTCGATACGATATTTGTCGAAACGGTCGGTGTCGGACAAAGCGAGACGGCTGTCCACTCGATGGTCGATTTCTTCCTGTTGATCCAACTTGCCGGTACTGGAGACGAATTGCAAGGCATCAAGCGCGGGATCATGGAGATGGCGGACGGGATCATCATCAATAAGGCGGATGGTGACAACCTCGAAAAAGCAAAACTGGCAGCGGCACAATTCCGCAACGCCTTGCACCTGTTTCCGGCCCCCGAATCCGGTTGGAGCCCGAAAGTATTGACTTATTCCGGTTATTACAATCTGGGGATTAAAGAAATCTGGGATATGGTCGGAGAATATATGGAATTCACTCAAAAGAACGGCTACTTCAACTACAAGCGCAACGAACAAGCCAAATATTGGATGTACGAAAGTATCAACGACACACTCCGCGAAACGTTCTACCACAATCCGGCGGTAGAAAAAATGTTGAACTTCACGGAGCAGCAGGTATTGAATAACGAGATCAGTTCGTTCGTTGCAGCCAAACGGATGATGGACCTGTTCTTGGAAAATCTGTCTGCAAAGAAATAA
- a CDS encoding 4-hydroxy-3-methylbut-2-enyl diphosphate reductase: MIEVEIDKGSGFCFGVVTAIESAERELKNTNTLYCLGDIVHNSLEVERLEKLGLRTIGHDEFTRLKGEKVLLRAHGEPPSTYEIARRNNITIVDATCPVVLQLQRKIHKCYVATRDSHTQVVIYGKKGHAEVNGLVGQTEGTAIVIEKVQDLGRLDFSRNICLFSQTTKSLDGFREVVAEIRRRIADGVQFEYFDTICRQVANRLPNIKAFASKHDWVYFVAGKKSSNGKMLLEECRKANPNTVFISEVKEITEPLPEDVGSVGVCGATSTPKWLMEEVAVRIRELNASR, translated from the coding sequence ATGATAGAAGTCGAGATAGATAAGGGTTCCGGCTTTTGTTTTGGCGTGGTAACGGCTATCGAGAGTGCAGAACGCGAACTGAAAAATACGAATACGTTGTATTGCCTCGGAGATATCGTACACAATAGCTTGGAAGTGGAACGGTTGGAAAAGTTGGGACTGCGGACGATCGGGCACGACGAGTTTACCCGTTTGAAGGGAGAAAAGGTGTTGCTTCGGGCGCATGGGGAACCGCCTTCGACCTACGAGATCGCCCGGCGGAACAACATCACGATCGTGGATGCGACCTGTCCGGTGGTGCTCCAGTTACAACGTAAGATCCATAAATGCTACGTGGCTACGCGCGATAGTCATACGCAGGTCGTGATCTATGGAAAGAAAGGGCATGCCGAAGTAAATGGTCTGGTCGGGCAAACGGAAGGGACGGCCATCGTTATCGAGAAGGTACAGGACCTTGGCCGGTTGGATTTTAGCCGGAATATCTGCCTCTTCTCGCAAACGACCAAGTCGCTTGACGGGTTTCGTGAAGTCGTGGCTGAGATCCGGCGGCGTATTGCAGATGGGGTACAATTCGAGTATTTCGATACGATCTGCCGCCAGGTGGCCAACCGTTTACCGAACATCAAGGCGTTTGCTTCCAAGCATGATTGGGTGTATTTCGTTGCTGGAAAGAAGAGTTCAAATGGCAAGATGCTGCTGGAGGAATGTCGGAAGGCAAACCCGAACACGGTCTTTATCTCGGAGGTAAAGGAGATTACCGAGCCGTTGCCTGAAGATGTGGGGAGTGTCGGGGTGTGCGGGGCCACATCCACTCCGAAGTGGCTGATGGAAGAGGTGGCTGTGCGTATTCGTGAATTGAATGCCAGCCGTTGA
- the pfkA gene encoding 6-phosphofructokinase, whose amino-acid sequence MSTVKCIGILTSGGDAPGMNAAIRAVTRSAIYNGMSVKGIYRGYKGLITDEIEDFKTQNVSNIIQRGGTILKTARCAEFKTPEGRKQAYDKLMEHGIDALVAIGGDGTLTGARIFAQEFNYPIVGLPGTIDNDLYGTDITIGYDTALNTIMECVDKIRDTATSHDRLFFIEVMGRDAGFLALNGAIASGAEAAIIPEISMEKDQLAEMIETGFRKSKNSSIVLVAESEVTGGAMGVAERVKKEYPQFDVRVSILGHLQRGGSPTAQDRILATRMGVAAVDALLDDQRNVMMGIQNDEIVYVPFSKAIKNDKPINRDLLNTLRISSI is encoded by the coding sequence ATGTCTACAGTTAAGTGTATTGGCATTTTAACGTCCGGAGGTGATGCTCCCGGAATGAACGCTGCCATTCGCGCAGTGACACGTTCCGCTATTTATAACGGAATGTCCGTTAAGGGTATCTATCGTGGATACAAGGGTTTGATAACCGACGAAATTGAAGATTTCAAGACTCAGAATGTAAGTAATATTATTCAGCGTGGCGGTACTATCCTGAAGACGGCCCGTTGTGCGGAATTCAAGACGCCGGAAGGCCGTAAGCAGGCTTACGACAAACTGATGGAGCATGGTATCGATGCTTTGGTCGCCATCGGTGGTGACGGAACGCTGACGGGGGCTCGCATCTTTGCACAGGAGTTCAATTATCCGATTGTCGGCCTGCCTGGTACGATTGATAATGACCTGTATGGCACGGATATCACGATCGGCTACGACACGGCTTTGAATACGATCATGGAATGTGTCGATAAAATCCGTGACACGGCAACCTCCCATGACCGTCTGTTCTTTATCGAAGTGATGGGGCGTGATGCCGGATTTCTGGCTCTTAACGGAGCGATTGCATCGGGAGCTGAAGCGGCTATCATTCCGGAGATATCGATGGAGAAAGACCAACTGGCCGAGATGATCGAAACTGGTTTCCGTAAGTCCAAGAACAGCAGTATCGTCCTTGTTGCGGAAAGTGAGGTGACCGGTGGTGCGATGGGCGTGGCTGAACGTGTAAAGAAGGAATATCCGCAGTTTGACGTACGTGTTTCAATTTTGGGACACTTGCAGCGCGGTGGTTCACCGACTGCACAAGATCGTATCTTGGCAACCCGGATGGGAGTGGCTGCCGTCGACGCGTTGTTGGATGACCAGCGTAACGTGATGATGGGTATCCAGAATGATGAGATTGTTTACGTTCCTTTCTCCAAAGCGATCAAGAACGACAAACCGATCAATCGTGATTTGTTGAATACGCTTCGTATTTCTTCTATTTGA
- a CDS encoding outer membrane protein assembly factor BamB family protein translates to MEKKKLILLLLSCAVITEAHAAYQGHVYVDSNRNGIYDKGEKVLKGIRVSDGLNVVKTNAEGVYTLPGHKRERFIFITTPSGYRTDNQYYRRINGTGQTYDFGLQPWKGRIKPNGSHRFIHISDTEIFNTENQEDWANNIRDYAANENISFIIHTGDICYENGLKNHIHLMNTSNMDCPMFYCIGNHDLVKGKYGEEVFENVYGPVYYSFDFGNVHYVVTPMAGGDHQPGYTKEDVYRWLKNDLAQVPTGKPIIVFNHDLLTSGNEFVFGIDDNEKINLNEHNLKAWLYGHWHNHFVRKQGDVLTISTATLDKGGIDHSTSAFRVVDVDQKGDVQTMLRYTYINKSIETASIANDACTMTSDEKIPVSVNTYNAVAPAIRVTYSCVVDGNTVLPETQLTQNTDWNWSGMAKLPADCKGKRIFITAKALFNNGETAISRSSFVYQPEEIGKTPRLAWTRNVNANLYFSSPVVAGGKVYVASLDEDLKGEGAIFALDAKTGELQWRYPVRNSIKNTIAVDEGTVFAQDAEGYLYAIDSQTGKLKWDKKMDVAGLPVLVDGLTAANGIVYAGSGKAFGAYNGKTGDAVWLNKGWPQGEATTSTPLLANGVVISGANWRGFYGNDAQTGELLWKLDKDGITDRGATPAYDGNLLYVTSRQSLFIIDCHSGEVIVRKELPFNVQVNSTPLVTDKLIVFGTQTDGLVALDRETFEVRWKARTSPALVYTAPYSRHPAATVETSPLLIGDTIYFGASDGIIYGIDKESGQTTWKHKTGAPLFSTLSTNGNMIFATDFGGNVYAFKCNE, encoded by the coding sequence ATGGAAAAGAAAAAACTTATACTGCTATTACTAAGTTGCGCGGTAATCACGGAGGCTCATGCTGCCTATCAAGGCCACGTATATGTAGACTCCAACCGGAACGGAATCTACGACAAAGGAGAGAAAGTCTTAAAAGGCATCCGGGTTTCCGACGGGTTGAACGTTGTCAAAACGAATGCCGAAGGAGTATATACACTTCCCGGACACAAACGAGAACGATTTATCTTCATCACCACTCCTTCCGGCTATAGGACAGACAATCAATATTACCGGCGGATCAACGGCACAGGGCAAACATACGATTTCGGCCTGCAACCCTGGAAAGGACGCATCAAGCCGAATGGCAGTCACAGGTTCATCCATATTTCCGATACCGAGATATTCAATACGGAAAACCAAGAAGACTGGGCGAATAACATCCGGGATTATGCGGCTAACGAGAATATCTCATTTATCATCCATACCGGTGATATCTGCTATGAAAATGGATTGAAGAACCATATCCATCTGATGAACACGTCAAACATGGACTGCCCGATGTTCTACTGTATCGGTAACCATGACCTTGTAAAAGGGAAATATGGAGAAGAGGTTTTTGAAAATGTTTACGGTCCGGTTTATTATTCCTTCGACTTCGGAAATGTCCACTACGTCGTTACACCAATGGCAGGAGGAGATCATCAGCCCGGCTATACAAAAGAAGATGTATACCGCTGGTTAAAGAATGACCTGGCGCAAGTACCGACAGGAAAACCGATCATCGTCTTTAACCATGACCTGCTGACTTCCGGGAACGAGTTTGTTTTCGGTATTGACGATAACGAGAAGATTAACCTGAACGAACATAACCTGAAAGCGTGGCTGTACGGCCATTGGCATAATCATTTCGTGCGGAAACAAGGAGATGTCCTGACAATCTCGACCGCAACACTCGACAAAGGGGGAATCGACCACTCGACTTCCGCCTTCCGTGTGGTAGACGTGGATCAAAAAGGAGATGTCCAGACTATGCTCCGCTATACCTATATAAACAAGTCCATCGAAACCGCCTCTATCGCGAATGATGCATGTACAATGACGTCAGACGAAAAGATTCCGGTATCGGTCAACACCTACAATGCAGTTGCTCCTGCCATACGTGTCACTTACAGTTGCGTCGTAGACGGCAATACTGTCCTACCGGAAACACAGCTTACTCAAAATACAGACTGGAATTGGTCCGGAATGGCCAAACTCCCGGCAGACTGTAAAGGCAAACGGATTTTCATTACAGCCAAAGCATTGTTCAACAATGGGGAAACAGCAATCAGCCGTTCCTCATTCGTATACCAGCCGGAAGAGATCGGCAAAACACCCCGACTGGCATGGACCCGTAACGTAAATGCCAACCTGTATTTCTCTTCTCCGGTCGTTGCCGGCGGTAAAGTGTACGTCGCTTCTCTCGATGAAGATTTGAAGGGAGAAGGTGCAATCTTCGCTCTGGATGCAAAGACTGGTGAATTACAATGGAGATATCCGGTTCGCAACTCCATCAAAAACACGATTGCCGTAGACGAAGGAACCGTCTTCGCACAAGATGCGGAAGGTTATTTATACGCCATCGACTCACAGACTGGCAAACTAAAATGGGACAAAAAGATGGATGTCGCCGGCCTTCCTGTCCTTGTGGACGGGCTGACAGCCGCCAATGGCATTGTCTATGCCGGAAGTGGAAAGGCATTCGGAGCATACAACGGTAAAACGGGTGACGCAGTCTGGCTGAACAAAGGCTGGCCGCAAGGAGAAGCCACGACATCGACTCCTCTGCTGGCAAACGGAGTAGTTATTTCAGGCGCCAACTGGCGAGGCTTCTACGGCAACGACGCACAAACGGGAGAGTTGCTTTGGAAACTCGATAAAGACGGAATTACGGATAGAGGCGCAACACCGGCATATGACGGTAATCTGCTTTATGTTACTTCGCGCCAGTCTTTATTTATCATCGACTGCCATTCGGGGGAAGTCATTGTCCGTAAAGAGTTACCATTCAATGTCCAAGTCAATTCGACCCCGTTGGTCACGGATAAACTGATTGTTTTCGGGACGCAGACTGATGGCCTGGTCGCACTCGACCGTGAGACATTCGAGGTCAGATGGAAAGCCCGGACATCTCCAGCTCTGGTTTATACGGCTCCCTATTCCCGCCATCCGGCTGCCACGGTCGAAACGAGCCCCCTACTCATCGGAGATACGATTTACTTCGGAGCATCCGACGGCATCATCTATGGCATAGATAAGGAAAGCGGGCAAACGACATGGAAACATAAAACGGGAGCTCCGCTATTCTCCACTCTGTCAACAAACGGCAACATGATCTTCGCAACCGATTTCGGAGGCAATGTCTATGCTTTCAAATGCAACGAGTAA
- a CDS encoding DUF1573 domain-containing protein, translating to MKQIIFIFMAILLATGIASAQNKAVISADETSFDFGTIKEANGNVSHTFKIKNSGEAPLVLTRVIASCGCTTPEWTKEPIAPGKTGDIKITYNPKDRPGPFVKTISVYSNGKTGSFILTIRGEVE from the coding sequence ATGAAACAGATTATTTTTATTTTTATGGCAATCCTGCTGGCAACAGGAATAGCTTCAGCTCAAAACAAAGCTGTAATCTCGGCAGATGAAACCTCTTTCGATTTCGGAACGATCAAGGAAGCGAACGGCAATGTGTCGCACACTTTTAAAATAAAGAACTCAGGCGAAGCACCGTTGGTCTTGACTCGTGTCATCGCCTCTTGCGGTTGTACGACGCCGGAATGGACAAAGGAACCGATAGCTCCGGGTAAAACAGGTGATATCAAAATCACTTATAATCCGAAAGACCGCCCCGGTCCTTTTGTCAAGACTATTTCCGTATACAGTAATGGTAAAACCGGTAGTTTTATCCTGACGATCCGGGGAGAAGTAGAATAA